The following is a genomic window from Lysinibacillus sp. G4S2.
GTAGGGTGAAAAAGTGATCAGGTAAGGAGGAAAACTGCTCGTGTAGGGTGAAGAAGTGATCGGGTAAGTCGAAGAACCGCTCAGGTAGGGTGGAAAAGTGATCGGGTAAGTCGAAGAACCGCTCGGGTAGGATGAAGAAGTGATCGGGTAAGTCGAAGGAACGCTCGGGTAGGATGAAGAAGTGATCGGGTAAGCCAAAGAACCGCTCAGGTAGGATGAAAAAGTGATCGGGTAAGTCGAAGAAACGCTCGGGTAGGGTGAAGAAGTGATCGGGTAAGTCGAAGGAACGCTCGGGTAGAGTGAAAAAGTGATCGGGTAAGCCGAAGAACCGCTCGGGTAGGATGAAAAAGTGATCGGGTAAGGTGGAAAACTGCTCGGGTAGGGTGGAAAAGTGATCGGGTAAGTCGAAGAAACGCTCGGGTAGGATGAAGAAGTGATCGGGTAAGTCGAAGGAACGCTCGGGTAGGATGAAGAAGTGATCGGGTAAGCCAAAGAACCGCTCAGGTAGGATGAAAAAGTGATCGGGTAAGTCGAAGAACCGCTCGGGTAGGGTGAAGAAGTGATCGGGTAAGTCGAAGAACCGCTCGGGTAGAATGAAGAAGTGATCGGGTAAGTCGAAGGAACGCTCGGGTAGGATGAAGAAGTGATCGGGTAAGTCGAAGAACCGCTCGGGTAGGGTGAAGAAGTGATCGGGTAAGCCGAAGAACCGCTCGGGTAGGGCGAGAAAGTGATCGGGTAAGCCGAAGAACCGCTCGGGTAGGGTGAAAAAACGCTCAGGTAGGCTGGAAAACTGCTCGGATAAGCCGCTCAGTCGGAACGGAAATCAACCCCTAGCATTGCCGAAGAGCCCTAAGCTCTTAATACGACACTTTATATTTCATTAACATTAATAGTTTTTCAACAACATAAAAGCCCTTTCCACAAATAAATGTGAAAAGGGCTTTTATAGTTACTGTGCGTCTTTGTTATCTTTTGCATCATTTTCAACAGCATTATCTTGATCGCTATTGTTATTCGTTAAGCTAGTAGATTTTTTATTTCTTTCAAGATGGTTATTAAGTGTTTCTGATGCTTCATCAACCGATTCTTGATTTAATTTATAGTAGTAAACACCAGTAGACATATCATCTGTACCTTCTAATGTTAAAGAATCGATACTTGGCATTCCTTGTGTTAAATAAGATAGGAATGATTTCATCTCACTGAATGTCAGATTTGTCTTCATGTTATCACCAAGTGCTTTAATGACATCATCGTATTTTGTAATAGAACTTGCAGAAGAAGCTTTCTTGATGATGGCTGTTAAAATCTCTTGTTGACGTTTACCGCGTTCAATATCACTGTCTTGCTTACGTGTTCTTGCAAGTGCGAGTGCCTGACTACCATTTAAATGCTGTAAACCAGGTTCTAAGTTAATTGCATTGCGATCGAATTCGTCTTTTTCGTGTAAAGCATATGGTACTTCAGCTTCGATTCCACCTAATGCATCAACAACGTCAATAAATGCATTAAAGTTCATACGAACATAATAGTCAATCGGCACATCTAATAATTGTTCTACTGTGTCAATTGTTGAAAGTGTTCCACCATGAGCATGTGCATGCGTAATTTTATCTTTACGTCCCATAGAAGGAATATACACATAAGAATCTCGAGGGATACTTAACATTTTAATTGTTTTTGTTTTATTGTTTAATGTTGCTAGAATTAGTGCGTCGGAACGTGAGTTTTCAGAACCTTGTCCGCGATTTTCACTATCATCAACACCTACAAATAAGATTGAAACATTATCTTTTACTGGTTTTACTTTTTCTTCCCGAAGTGCAGAACCTTCTCGACCTTCTAATTCTTCATGTGCCGAGTTAGCTGCATGCTCTGCTTGCTTTGTAATATAGACTGCATAAGCCGTCACACAAATTACTAAACTAGCAACAAGAAGAAGTGATACTTTTATTATTAGGGAAGATTTAGAAGACCTCTTCTTGTGTTTATTTTTAGTTCTATTTTTCATATTTGATATATTCTCCTCTGAATTTTGGGAATAATGATGGGATTAAACTAAACTCTATTCAAATACAATTAGATGTGATTGATAAAATAGCTCAACATTAAAATTATACTATGGATATTTGGTATTCGACAATTAAAACTATTTATTTCACAACAAATTCAATAAATTGGGCATTTTCAAAGGTAATGTTTGCCTGCCCATTTGTCAGTTCCGTCATCCAGTTTCGGAACTGTTCTTCTTCCTCTTTTGGTACAGATACAATGATATCGACGCCTTCTAAGTAGCGAATTTCTTCTAATTTATACGAAGAACCTCGAATTTCATTTTCAACTTTACCAAGCCATGTGTAATCAATGGCAATTTTCATAAAATGATGAAGCTTGCGTTCAACTACTTGTGCAGCAAGTAAACCTTCAGTTGTTGCCTTTCCGTAAGCACGAATGAGACCGCCACCGCCCAGCTTAATGCCACCAAAGTAGCGTGTGACGACAACGACCGTATCCTTTAAGCCCTGTTTTTTTAAGACTTCTAACATAGGGACGCCAGCTGTGCCACTTGGTTCCCCGTCATCATTTGCTTTTTGAATATGATCATGCTCTCCAATAATATAGGCTGAGCAGTTGTGTGTCGCATTATGATGCATTTTTTTTATGCGTTCAATAAAAGAAATTGCATCCTCTTCTGTTTCTGCACGTTCTATATAAGTAAGAAAGCGAGATTTGGAAATAATAATTTCGCTTTCACCGTATCCTTTTACTGTTAAATAGTTTTCTCTCATCAGTATCAATCTCCTTTTAGGTAGAGTTCTATTCTATAATTTTCATAAAGAAAAAGCATTAAATTTTAACAGGGGAATGCTATAATAGGTGTAGACTATGGAATATATGAAATTGGTCTATTAAAATAGTAAGTAATCATAAGACATTAGACTGGGGAGTACACTATGTTTTCAACTGATACCTTCGATTTAAAGTCGCTTGATGGCATATTTAATCGAATGTTAGATACAATCATGAGCTCAAAAGACGATATCTTTATTATAAGTGAACAAAGCCGCATAAACTTCGAAGATATGCAAAATGAGCTGGAAATTGTTCGAAAACAAGTTGCAATTGTTATTGATGAAGGCGATGCTTTAGAAAAAAGTACACAGCTTGCTAAGCAAAGACTTGTATTAGTAAGTAAAGCTTTTGATAATTATACCGAAGAACAAGTTAGAGAAGCATATGAAACTGCACATGATTTTCAAGTGAAGCTTTCCGTTATTAGAACACAAGAAAAGCAGCTGCGCGATAAAAGAGATGATCTAGAGAGAAGATTAAGAGGATTACTCGATACGATTGAACGTGCAGATCATATTGTCAATCAAGTAAATGTCGTCTTGAATTACTTAACTTCAGATTTAAAAAATGTTGGTTTAGCACTTGAACAAGCTAAAATGAAACAAGATTTTGGTATACGTATTATCGCGGCGCAAGAAGAAGAGCGGAAACGTTTATCTAGGGAAATCCATGATGGACCTGCTCAAATGCTGGCAAATGTACTAATGCGCACTGATCTAATAGATAGAACGTATCGTGAGAAAGGCATTGAAAATGCTTTGGCTGAAATTGCTGATTTAAAGAAAACAGTGCGTAATGCATTAACTGAGGTGCGACGTATTATCTATGATCTAAGACCAATGGCACTAGATGATTTGGGCATTGTTCCGACATTGAAAAAATACGTATCGACAGTGACTGAATACAATCCTGGTGTTGAAGTTCATTTTCAATCGAGAAGCACCGAAAAGCGTATACCATCAAATTATGAAGTATCTATTTTCCGATTAGTGCAAGAATGTGTAACTAATGCCATGAAGCACGGGAAATGTAAAGAGATATGGGTAAAACTTGAGTGGTTGACCAATGCCGTAAATATCGTTGTAAAGGATGATGGCATAGGTTTCGATCCGCAGGTAGTTAAAGATCATTCCTTTGGGATTTTAGGAATGAAAGAACGTATCGAAATTTTGGATGGTACAATCTCCATTACAAGTGAGATAAATCGAGGGACAACGGTATTATTTAAAATTCCGTTGTGATGAAGCAATCGTTGCAGAAATTTAGGGGGTAAAGACAAATGACGAAGATTATTATTGTAGACGATCACCAGCTATTCCGCGAAGGAGTAAAACGTATTTTAGATTTTGAAGATACGTTTGATGTGGTAGCAGAAGGTGACGACGGTGCAGATGTGGTTTCATTGTATGCTGAAAATCAACCAGATGTTGTGCTAATGGATATTAATATGCCGGGTAAAAATGGAGTAGAGGCTACGGCAGATTTAATTAGTGAATACCCAGACGCAAAGGTTATTATGCTATCAATTCATGATGATGAAACATATGTAACACACGCGCTAAAATCGGGATCACTTGGCTATATGTTAAAAGAGATGGATGCTGACGAAATTGTTGAAGCCATTAAAGTAGTAGCGAATGGTGGATCTTATCTACATCCAAAGGTAACTAAAAATTTAGTAGCGGAATTCCGTCGCCTTTCTGAGCATGAAAATAAAGGTAATTTCCATCAAACAGAAATTCGTCGCCCATTCCATTTACTAACAAAACGTGAATGCGAAGTATTACAATTATTAACAGATGGCCAATCTAACCGTACAATTGGTGAGACACTGTTTATTTCTGAAAAAACAGTTAAAAACCACGTTTCAAGCATTTTACAAAAAATGAATGTAAACGACCGTACACAAGCCGTTGTTACAGCTATTAAAAATGGCTGGGTTGAAGTACGCTAATAGCATAACATTGAATTAAAATCTGTTTTTAAAAGCTACTATCTTATGTAGTAGTTTTTAAAGCAGTTTTTTTTATGGCCGAATACATCTAGGGAGAATAACCTCCATTAGATAAAAATGGCTCATCACCAGAAGTTGTGAATGAGATTTGTTAAGACGTATTCCATTTATCTTCATTCAGTAGAAAACTCCCACCTCTGCATTACGCAAAGGTGAAATTGATATAAGTTGATCTTCGTTCCGGAGGGGTGACTCCTTGGGGATCAGCGTCATAGATGAGATCCTGGAGCGAGCATCGCGAGTGAAGCGGCTCATCGGACGCCCCCAAGGAGCTTTGCTCTGTGCGAAAGCGAAGCGTCAGCGACAAATGTTTTATCTGTGCGAAAGCGAAGCGACAGCAACAACAAAAGTTTTCTGTAGCGACAGCTACAAAGCGCCCGGTCGGAACGGAAATCAATCACACGTTTTGGTGATGAGCCATAAGAATGGGGAAATCCTGTGGGTAACTAATCTTGTTAAAAGTGTAACAATTTAAGTTTAGAGATTACTTCAATGTGCAACATTTTAAAATCGTGGGCGTCATAAGAATGATGTAGCACCTAAATGTTGAAAATTCACAACAAAATTCCTACGACAGGATTTATATGCTACAATATGCGCGGGAGGTTTTTTGATGTTAAAGAAAAGTTTTCTAGCAGTTTTTACCTTATTAATGTTAACTGCCTGTGGTAATAAAGATGAAGAGATGAGTGCGGAAGATCGTGCAAAAACGATTGAAGATGGAACAGTTGGTTTTGAAATGGTGGGCGATAATGTAGAAAA
Proteins encoded in this region:
- a CDS encoding LCP family protein, which gives rise to MKNRTKNKHKKRSSKSSLIIKVSLLLVASLVICVTAYAVYITKQAEHAANSAHEELEGREGSALREEKVKPVKDNVSILFVGVDDSENRGQGSENSRSDALILATLNNKTKTIKMLSIPRDSYVYIPSMGRKDKITHAHAHGGTLSTIDTVEQLLDVPIDYYVRMNFNAFIDVVDALGGIEAEVPYALHEKDEFDRNAINLEPGLQHLNGSQALALARTRKQDSDIERGKRQQEILTAIIKKASSASSITKYDDVIKALGDNMKTNLTFSEMKSFLSYLTQGMPSIDSLTLEGTDDMSTGVYYYKLNQESVDEASETLNNHLERNKKSTSLTNNNSDQDNAVENDAKDNKDAQ
- a CDS encoding YigZ family protein, with protein sequence MRENYLTVKGYGESEIIISKSRFLTYIERAETEEDAISFIERIKKMHHNATHNCSAYIIGEHDHIQKANDDGEPSGTAGVPMLEVLKKQGLKDTVVVVTRYFGGIKLGGGGLIRAYGKATTEGLLAAQVVERKLHHFMKIAIDYTWLGKVENEIRGSSYKLEEIRYLEGVDIIVSVPKEEEEQFRNWMTELTNGQANITFENAQFIEFVVK
- a CDS encoding sensor histidine kinase translates to MFSTDTFDLKSLDGIFNRMLDTIMSSKDDIFIISEQSRINFEDMQNELEIVRKQVAIVIDEGDALEKSTQLAKQRLVLVSKAFDNYTEEQVREAYETAHDFQVKLSVIRTQEKQLRDKRDDLERRLRGLLDTIERADHIVNQVNVVLNYLTSDLKNVGLALEQAKMKQDFGIRIIAAQEEERKRLSREIHDGPAQMLANVLMRTDLIDRTYREKGIENALAEIADLKKTVRNALTEVRRIIYDLRPMALDDLGIVPTLKKYVSTVTEYNPGVEVHFQSRSTEKRIPSNYEVSIFRLVQECVTNAMKHGKCKEIWVKLEWLTNAVNIVVKDDGIGFDPQVVKDHSFGILGMKERIEILDGTISITSEINRGTTVLFKIPL
- a CDS encoding response regulator transcription factor gives rise to the protein MTKIIIVDDHQLFREGVKRILDFEDTFDVVAEGDDGADVVSLYAENQPDVVLMDINMPGKNGVEATADLISEYPDAKVIMLSIHDDETYVTHALKSGSLGYMLKEMDADEIVEAIKVVANGGSYLHPKVTKNLVAEFRRLSEHENKGNFHQTEIRRPFHLLTKRECEVLQLLTDGQSNRTIGETLFISEKTVKNHVSSILQKMNVNDRTQAVVTAIKNGWVEVR